The Clostridia bacterium genomic interval TTAGAGATTCAAAATGTTAGCGATATATTTGAACAGAGTGAATTTAAAGTTTTTAAAGGTGCAGTATCTGGCGGTGGAAGTGTCAGGGCTATTAACGCAAAAAAATGTGGAGATATATTTTCCAGGAGAGAGATTGATTCTCTGGGTGATTTGGCAAAAGAGCTAGGTGCAAAGGGATTGGCCTGGATAAATGTAGCACAAGATGGACTAAAATCTCCAATAGCAAAGTTCCTGTCACAGAATGAAATCCAATCAGTATTAGATAGGCTGGATGCAGAAAAAGGGGACTTGCTTTTGTTTGTTGCAGATAAGGATAAAGTAGTTTTTAATGTATTGGGACAAATGAGGTTGGAACTTGCCAAAAGATTGAATCTAATAGATGATGATAGCTATGAATTTGTGTGGGTTACTGAGTTTCCACTGTTAGAATTTGATGATGATCAAAATAGATATGTAGCTATGCACCATCCTTTCACTTCTCCCGTGGAAGAGGATATTGATTTATTAGAAACTGATCCTTCAAAAGTGAGGGCTAAAGCGTATGACATAGTATTAAACGGTATAGAAATTGGGGGGGGCAGTATAAGAATACATGATACTGAATTACAACAGATGATGTTTAAAGCTTTAGGTTTTTCAGAGCAAAAAGCATGGGAGAGATTTGGGTTTTTGATGGAGGCTTTCAAATACGGTACCCCTCCTCATGGTGGTATAGCGTATGGACTTGACCGGCTTGTAATGCTGCTTGCAAAAGTAAAAAGCATAAGGGACGTGATCGCTTTCCCTAAAGTACAGAATGCGTCTTGTCCACTTACAGATGCTCCTTCGGAGGTAGATCAAGAGCAATTAAATGAACTGAATATCAGAGTTATGGACTAGGGAGCTTTAAGAAAAACTTGCTAAAATAAAATATGAGATTCAGGCTTGACGTTTCTGAACCTCATAGGAAATGAAAGGAAGTTTCGATGGTGAATGTTTCGGATAATTATGATAAGCAGATGATTATTAATAGGCTTAAGAGGATAGAAGGACAGGTTAAAGGTGTACAGAGAATGATTAAAGATGATAAATGCTGTTCAGATATATTGATACAGATTGCAGCAATAAGATCTGCCACAAATAAAGTAGGTGGCTTGATACTCAAAAATCATGCGATTGAATGCATTAAAGAGACGGTAAATTGCGAGGAAAATGATGACAAAATAGATGAATTGATTGATATACTGCTCATGTATATAAAATAAAACTATGTAAGGAGTATTTAATTTTGAAAGAAACAGGCAAGGTAATTTACAAAGAAAACGATAAAATAAAAATCAGGTTTGAAAGAAGTGATGCATGTGAAAAGTGTGGTGCATGCAAAATTGGACAGAACCAAGAGGGCATGGAAATTATCGTCCAGAACTCTGTAGGAGCAGATATCGGGGATATAGTTGAGGTAGAGATTGAAGATGTTAAATTGCTAAGAGCCGTATTAATTATGTATGCATTTCCTCTTTTGATGTTTATTATTGGATTGTTCGGAACAGTGTATCTATTCGATCTTTTGGGTATTTCTAATATGAAAGAAATAATTAGTTTTTTAGTAGGTATAGCTTTAATGACAATAACCTATATTACGATAAAGTATGTTGATTCTAATCGAGATACTAAAGATAGGTATAAGCCGAAACTTATATCTATCAAAAAATCATCTGAATAGTGGATTTTTGGGTTTTGTTTCTCTTGCTAAATATAATCTGTTTATTTATAATATACGTATCAAATTTTATAATCACTGTGTTTTATTTGTATTTATTAATTATTGTAACAGGAAGGAGAAAACGATGTTGGATTTGAATTTAATAAGAAATTCCGATACTGAATTAGCAGCGGCTATGGAAAAAGAGCTGATGAGGCAAAAATATAGTATAGAATTGATTGCTTCAGAGAACTTTGTCAGTCCTGCTGTGATGGCAGCCGCTGGAAGTCATCTCACCAACAAATATGCTGAAGGATATCCAGGGAAAAGGTATTATGGAGGATGTGAATTTGTCGATGTTGTGGAGAGACTTGCTATAGAAAGAATTAAAAAGATATTTGGAGCAGAACATGCAAATGTACAGCCTCATTCGGGTGCACAGGCAAACACCGCTGTTTATTTTTCTGTATTGCAGCCTAATGATACTATAATGGGTATGAATCTATCCCATGGTGGGCATTTGACCCATGGGAGCCCCGTCAATATATCAGGGAAATATTTTAAAGTAGTAGATTATGGAGTGGATAAAGACACTGAAGTGATAGACTATGAAAAAGTTTATCAAATAGCTGGGCAGGCCAAACCTAAAATTATAGTAGCAGGCGCAAGTGCCTACCCCAGATTTATCGATTTTAAGAAATTCAGAGAAATAGCTGACGAAGTAGGGGCATATTTGATGGTGGACATGGCACATATCGCTGGATTAGTAGCAGCCGGACTTCATCCAAATCCGGTACCCTATGCAGATTTTGTAACCAGTACCACTCATAAGACTTTAAGGGGGCCGAGGGGGGGAATAATTCTTTGTAAAGAGAAATATGCAAAAATTATTGATAAAGCAATTTTCCCTGGTACTCAAGGAGGCCCTCTTATGCACATAATTGCGGCAAAAGCTATGTGCTTTAAGGAGGCATTGAGTCAGGAATTTAGGGATTATCAGAAACAAATTGTCAAAAACTCAAAAGCATTATCGGAGTCTTTGCAGGAAATGGGCTTTAAACTTGTTTCCAACGGTACTGATAATCATCTGATGCTTGTTGATTTAACCAATAAAGGTTTAACCGGGAAAGAGGCAGAGAGTATGCTGGACAGCGTCGGCATAACTGCCAATAAAAATACCATACCCAATGAAACCAGGAGTCCGTTTGTTACCAGTGGCTTGAGGATGGGTACGCCAGCTATAACTACCAGGGGCATGAAAGAGCCTGAAATGGATATTATAGCAGGATTGATTGATTCTGTGCTTAAAGGGCAGAGTGAAGGAGTTAAAGAACAGATAATACAACTTTGTAATAAATTTCCGCTTTATGAATAAAAGGAAAAGGATGATCCTAGATTAAAAGGATTGTCCTTTTTTAAATTCCAAATATTTATCGCATGAATTCGCATATAAGTCGTCCCGTACGTAGCTGCTGTTATCCTTGCAAATATCAGTAGTATCGGGCACATATGACACCTTCCGTGCTCCGCAATCTACCGCACTATATTATATAAATACTGAATGTATAGTGCGGTACATTAAGTCGCATCTACAGGTATCATATGTACCCTCTACAAAGGTTCAGTTTATCCACCTGACAGGAACATATATATAGAAGGTTAGTGAATTGTTCATGAATATTCGGTTAAAATAACTTGACGAATGTAATGCAAAAAATACTAGTTCAGCTTTCCCTGTTTGAGCGCAGGCGAGTTTAGGGAAAGCTTAGTATTTTTGAAATGTAGTGAGTCATAGTTATTTCCGAATATTCATTGCATGAACGGTCCTTCTATATATATGTTCCGTACGTGTTTGCTGTCATATTCACAAATATTAGCAATACCGGGAGGATATAATACCCTCCCTTTAGAAAGCTTCGGTTAATACTCCAGACAGGGAATTGTATGCAAGGTTAGTGAATTGCTCATAAATATTTATTGCAGAATGGTCTTGCATATAAGTCCCGTGCGTAGTTGCTGTCATACTTATAAATACAGCATATACTCCATTGTGTTTGATATTGCTACGTGCAAAATGTATAATAAGATGTAAACTCTATAATCTTAAGGTTTGGTGATAAAAATGAGGAAACCACTGGCTGAAAGAATAAGGCCTTCTAATATTGAAGATGTAGTTGGGCAGAAACACCTGCTGGGTGAAGGTAAGATTTTAAAGAGAATGTTGTTATCAGGCATGATAACCAATATGATTTTTTATGGACCACCAGGTACAGGGAAAACCACAGTTGCAAATATAATTGCTAATGAGACAAATAAAAGATTTTACAAATTAAATGCTACCAACGCCAGTGTAAAAGATATAAAAAATATAATCAACGATTTACAAGGTATAGAAGGTAGCAGAGGAGTTTTATTATATTTAGACGAAATACAGAATTTCAATAAAAAACAGCAACAATCGTTGCTGGAGTTTGTAGAGAATGGAATGATTACTTTAATTGCTAGCACTACTGAAAATCCATATCACTATGTATATAAAGCGCTGCTCAGCAGATCTAATGTATTTGAATTCAAATTATTGGATAAAACAGACATAAAAAAGGGTTTGGCAAGAGCTTTGGAGATAATAAAAGAGGATTTGTCTAATTTTAAAGTTATTTTAGATTCCGATGCTTTTGATATGATAGCTGCAATAGGCGGGGGGGACTTGAGAAGGGCTTTGAATATATTAGAGCTTGCTGTTTACACAACACATCCTGATGAACAGGGAAAAATAAAAATAAACGTGGATATTATAGAGTTATGTGCACAGAATAAGATATTAAATTATGATAAATTTGGCGACAGCCATTATGATATTTTAAGTGCATTTCAAAAATCTATACGAGGTAGTGATCCGGATGCCTCTGTACATTATCTAGCTAGGTTGGTAATGGCCGGGGATATAATTTCTATCTGCAGAAGGTTGATGGTTATTGCATCTGAAGATATCGGCATGGCATATCCTATGGCTTCAGTAATTGTAAAAAGTTGCGTGGATTCGGCTATGCAGCTGGGTTTGCCTGAAGCTAGGATACCGTTGGCACATGCAACCCTTGTGTTAGCGACTGCACCTAAATCCAACTCAGCGATAACAGCAGTAGATAATGCCTTGTCGGATTTAGAGACCAAGGATGTTGGGGATATTCCGTTACATTTAAAGGATGCACATTATGATGGTGCCCAAGCACTTGGCAGAGGAAAAGATTATCTTTACCCCCATGATTTTAATAATAATTATGTAAAGCAGCAGTACCTTCCGGATAATATAAGGAAAGTCAAATATTATATTCCTGGTGATAATAAATTTGAGAATAGAGCTGCTGGATTTTTAAGTAAATTGAAAGAAGAATAGTTCAAAGAGGGTGAATAGACCAAATGGATCTGAACAAAGTTGCTATTGCTATGAGTGGAGGAGTGGATAGCTCTGTGGCGGCATACATACTGAAAAAAAGGGGATATGAAGTAATAGGTATAACCATGGAGCTGTTTTCAGATAATTCTGCCGTGCAGGATGCTAAAATGGTAGCAGATCAATTGGGCATAGAGCATCATGTAGTAGATTTAAAAAAAGTTTTTGATCAAAAAGTGGTTGATTATTTTGGTAGAGAATATTTCGCTGGTAGGACTCCTAACCCTTGCGTGACATGTAATCGCTATATAAAGTTCGGAGAACTTTTAACGCAGGCGAAAAGATTAGGCGCTTTTTATCTTGCTACAGGCCATTATGCAAGGGTGGAGTTTGATAGTATTAATGATAGATTTTTGTTAAAGAAGGCAGAAAACATTGAAAAAGATCAAAGCTATGTATTATACAATTTAAAGCAAAGACAACTGAAACACATATTACTACCCCTTGGATATTATTCAAAGGCGGAAATAAGGGGAATTGCTGAAGAATTAGGTATATCTGTAGCTGAAAAGCCTGAAAGTCAAGAAATTTGTTTTATAAAGGATAATGATTATGCTGGATTTATAAAGAGGAATTTTCCTGACAAAATAGAATCAGGCACTTTCATGGATACAAAGGGCAATGTGCTAGGAACACATAAAGGAATAATACATTATACTATAGGGCAAAGGAAAGGATTGGGAATAGCCCTAGGCAAACCTATGTATGTGGTAGATATAGACCATGAAAAGAATTTGGTTATTTTAGGGGAAGCTGATGAGGTATTTTCTCAAGAGTTAATTGTAAATGATATAAACTTTGTATTTTGGGAAAATTTCGATGGGGAGGCAGAAGCACAGGTCAAGATAAGATATAATGCTCAACCAGCACCAGCCACTCTTTGTTCTATTGATGAGGATAAAATATTAGTAAAATTTAAGCAACCTGAACGAGCGATAACTCCAGGTCAATCAGCGGTTTTTTATGATGGGGATGTGGTACTTGGGGGAGGAATTATTTTAAAAAATACTTGACAATATCAGTTGTACAAATTATACTAAATAAAAATATTAATATTCGAGTGATGAAGAGGATAGTAAACTTTTAGCTTTTTATAGAGAGTCAGTGGTAGGTGGAAACTGATAAAAGCTTTTTGTTGAATCCGCCTCTGAACTTTACAGGCGAACTGTTCAAAAGAAGTAGTCTGTAACGGGGATATACCGTTATTTAACTGAGGTTGTGCATGGTTTTTTTGTGCAGCGAAACAAGGTGGCAACGCGTGACTGATCTCTCCCGCCCTTGATATCTTATCAGGGGGCGGGTTTTTTAATATTTAAAACTAGAGCAAAGTATAACATTAGAAATTTATTTGAGGAGGAATAATAGTTATGGAAAGAGAAAAGTTATTAATGACACCAGGGCCAACCATGGTGCCTACTAGGGTATTACAGGCAATGTCAAAACAAATTATACACCACAGAACAAAAGAGTTCAGTGAAATATTCAAAAATTTATCACAAAATATAAAAAAGGTATTTCACACCGAAAATCCTGTCATAACATTGGCATCATCAGGTACAGGTGCAATGGAGAGTTCAATAGTGAATTTGTTTAATCCTGGGGATAAGATATTAGTAGCTAGTATAGGCGTATTTGGAGATAGATATGCTACTATTGCAGAGAGATTCGGTTTAAAAGTTGATAATCTGAAAATAACATGGGGAGAATGTGTAGATCCCCAGTTGATAAAAGAAAAGCTTGAGCAGAATAAAGACGATCAATACAGAGGGGTAATTGTGACGCATAACGAGACTTCAACCGGCGTGGTTAATGATGTGGAGGAGATAGGAAGTATTTTAAAACAATATGAGGAAGTTTTATTTATAGTTGATGCAGTGAGCTCGATGGGAGGAGCTAAGATATTGACCGATGAATGGGGAATAGATGTGGTAGTGACAGGCTCACAAAAGGCATTGATGACACCTCCTGGATTAGCTTTTGCAAGTGTAAGCAAAAAAGCTATGGAGGCTGTTGAAAAATCAACTTTACCAAAGTACTATTGGGACTATAAGGATGCCGTAAATCGGTTAGGTAAGGAAAATCCTGATACACCGTATACTCCGGCTGTTTCACTTATTATAGGTGCAAATGTGGCGGTAAATATGCTATTAGAAGAGGGCCTGGAAAATATATATCAAAGACATAATAAGCTAGCTTTAGCTACAAGAGAAGCAGTTAAAGCTCTTGGGCTTGAACTGGTAACAAAAGAGGAATGTGCTTCTCCCCTTATAACTTCTATAAAGGCTCCGGAAGGAGTGGATATTGAAGAAGTTAGAAAAATAATGAATGTTAAATATGATATTATGATTGCAGGTGGGCAGAAACACTTAAAAGGCAAGATATTCAGGATAGGTCATATGGGATATGTGGATAAATTTGATTTGATGAGAACAATAGCAGCCCTTGAATATTCATTGTTGGAAAAGGGATATAATATGGAGCTAGGCCAAGGTTTGGCTGCTGCACAAAAAATACTTGTATAGGAGGCATGATGATGAAAATACTTGTTACTGAAAAGATAGCTGATACAGGATTGGAAATGCTCAAGGAAAAGTTTGATACCGATATTAAACAAGGGATGAGCAAAGACCAGTTGCTGGATTGTATAGGGGATTATGATGCTTTAATAGTGAGGAGTGGAACTAATGTCACTGAGGATATCATTGAAAAGGCATCTAAATTAAAGGTTATAGGAAGGGCAGGAATTGGGGTTGACAATATTGATTTAAAAGCAGCTACACACAAAGGAATTATAGTTGTCAACACACCCCAGAGCAACAATATTTCTACTGCTGAACATGCAGTAGCACTGTTGTTATGTGCTGCAAGGAAGATACCCCAGGCAGACCGTTCTTTACGGCATAAAAAATGGAACAGAGGTCAGTTTAAAGGAATTGAGATAAATGGTAAAACAGTTGCAATCCTTGGCTTGGGAAGGATTGGTTCTATCGTTGCTTCTAGAATCAAATGTTTCGGAGTAGAAGTGATAGGATATGATCCATATATTTCAGAGGCTCGTTTCAAAAAGCTTGGGGTGGAAAAGGTAGATAGCATAGATGAAATTATGCAAAGAGCCGATTTTATATCCCTTCATCTTCCTAAAACAGAGGAGACTCTGGGCATAATAGGTGAAAAAGAGCTGGAAAAGGCGAAGAAAAACTTAATTATTGTAAATTGTGCTAGAGGCGGTCTTGTTGACGAAAAGGCACTATGCGAAGCACTAGAGCAGGAGAAAATAGCTGGTGCCGCCCTTGACGGGTATGAAAATGAACCTAAAGGCGGGGAAAAGAATTTTGATAATCCACTTTTGAAGTTGGATAATGTAGTATTGACCCCTCATTTAGGTGCTTCTACCAAGGAAGCTCAAGAAAATGTAGGTGTTGCAGTGGCGCAGCAGGTCATAAAATCCCTTGAAGGTAAATTTGTGAATGCGGTAAACCTCCCTGATCTTGCCATTAAGGATACAGATGAGATGGCGCATTATATAAGGTTGGGAGAGATTTTGGGCAAATTATATTACCAAACGGAAAAAGATCCTGTAGAAAAAGTGGAAATACTGTATAGTGGTGAAATATCTGAAAAACAAACAAAGGTAATTACACTTTCCTATTTAATCGGGTTACTTGAACCGATTTTAAAAGAAAGAGTTAACTTTGTTAATATAGAAAATCTGATAAGCCAAAGGGGTATAGAGGTTGTTGAAAGTGTAAAGTATAATATAGATTACTACACTAATTTGGTATCAGTCAAAGTTAAGAATAAAAAAAGCGAAGTGACTTTTGCCGGAACAGTCTTTGGCAGAAAGGAAATAAGAATAGTGAATCTTGCCGGATTTGATGTGGATATAGTTCCAACCAAGTATATGTTGGCAATACAGAACAAGGATACACCTGGAGTAATCGGTCAGATAGGTACAATATTAGGTGTGTGCAAGACCAATATAGCTACAATGAAAGTCAGCAGGAACGAGAAGGAAGGTACTGCTATCATGATTGTAAATGTGGATCATGAGGTTTCAAAAGAAACAATTGAACTGATAAAAAATGTGCCTGGAGTGATAGAAGCTAGGCAGCTTAAATTTTGAAGATATATTCATTTATGAATATATCTTTTTTTTGTAATAAAATATTTTTGGTTTCATATATATATAATGTTAAAAAATATTTATCAAATACTGTCTTTACTGGACAGTAGTTTGCTATGTATATTACTCCTAATAAATAAAAAAGAATAATTAAAGGTGAGAGGAGGTAATAATATTGAATGATTTTGACATATATAAAAATATAGCGGAAAGGACAGATGGCGATATCTATATAGGTGTGGTAGGACCGGTCAGGACTGGAAAATCGACTTTTATAAAGAGATTTATGGATTTATTGGTATTACCTAATATAGATAATATACATAAAAAGGAGAGAGCCAAGGACGAATTGCCTCAAAGTGCAGCGGGTAGGACTATAATGACAACAGAACCAAAGTTTGTTCCAAATGAAGCGGTAGAAATAAAGCTAAATGAAAATGCAGCACTAAAAGTGAGGAT includes:
- a CDS encoding metal-sensitive transcriptional regulator, coding for MVNVSDNYDKQMIINRLKRIEGQVKGVQRMIKDDKCCSDILIQIAAIRSATNKVGGLILKNHAIECIKETVNCEENDDKIDELIDILLMYIK
- a CDS encoding SoxR reducing system RseC family protein — encoded protein: MKETGKVIYKENDKIKIRFERSDACEKCGACKIGQNQEGMEIIVQNSVGADIGDIVEVEIEDVKLLRAVLIMYAFPLLMFIIGLFGTVYLFDLLGISNMKEIISFLVGIALMTITYITIKYVDSNRDTKDRYKPKLISIKKSSE
- a CDS encoding serine hydroxymethyltransferase; translation: MDLNLIRNSDTELAAAMEKELMRQKYSIELIASENFVSPAVMAAAGSHLTNKYAEGYPGKRYYGGCEFVDVVERLAIERIKKIFGAEHANVQPHSGAQANTAVYFSVLQPNDTIMGMNLSHGGHLTHGSPVNISGKYFKVVDYGVDKDTEVIDYEKVYQIAGQAKPKIIVAGASAYPRFIDFKKFREIADEVGAYLMVDMAHIAGLVAAGLHPNPVPYADFVTSTTHKTLRGPRGGIILCKEKYAKIIDKAIFPGTQGGPLMHIIAAKAMCFKEALSQEFRDYQKQIVKNSKALSESLQEMGFKLVSNGTDNHLMLVDLTNKGLTGKEAESMLDSVGITANKNTIPNETRSPFVTSGLRMGTPAITTRGMKEPEMDIIAGLIDSVLKGQSEGVKEQIIQLCNKFPLYE
- a CDS encoding replication-associated recombination protein A translates to MRKPLAERIRPSNIEDVVGQKHLLGEGKILKRMLLSGMITNMIFYGPPGTGKTTVANIIANETNKRFYKLNATNASVKDIKNIINDLQGIEGSRGVLLYLDEIQNFNKKQQQSLLEFVENGMITLIASTTENPYHYVYKALLSRSNVFEFKLLDKTDIKKGLARALEIIKEDLSNFKVILDSDAFDMIAAIGGGDLRRALNILELAVYTTHPDEQGKIKINVDIIELCAQNKILNYDKFGDSHYDILSAFQKSIRGSDPDASVHYLARLVMAGDIISICRRLMVIASEDIGMAYPMASVIVKSCVDSAMQLGLPEARIPLAHATLVLATAPKSNSAITAVDNALSDLETKDVGDIPLHLKDAHYDGAQALGRGKDYLYPHDFNNNYVKQQYLPDNIRKVKYYIPGDNKFENRAAGFLSKLKEE
- the mnmA gene encoding tRNA 2-thiouridine(34) synthase MnmA, whose amino-acid sequence is MDLNKVAIAMSGGVDSSVAAYILKKRGYEVIGITMELFSDNSAVQDAKMVADQLGIEHHVVDLKKVFDQKVVDYFGREYFAGRTPNPCVTCNRYIKFGELLTQAKRLGAFYLATGHYARVEFDSINDRFLLKKAENIEKDQSYVLYNLKQRQLKHILLPLGYYSKAEIRGIAEELGISVAEKPESQEICFIKDNDYAGFIKRNFPDKIESGTFMDTKGNVLGTHKGIIHYTIGQRKGLGIALGKPMYVVDIDHEKNLVILGEADEVFSQELIVNDINFVFWENFDGEAEAQVKIRYNAQPAPATLCSIDEDKILVKFKQPERAITPGQSAVFYDGDVVLGGGIILKNT
- a CDS encoding alanine--glyoxylate aminotransferase family protein — encoded protein: MEREKLLMTPGPTMVPTRVLQAMSKQIIHHRTKEFSEIFKNLSQNIKKVFHTENPVITLASSGTGAMESSIVNLFNPGDKILVASIGVFGDRYATIAERFGLKVDNLKITWGECVDPQLIKEKLEQNKDDQYRGVIVTHNETSTGVVNDVEEIGSILKQYEEVLFIVDAVSSMGGAKILTDEWGIDVVVTGSQKALMTPPGLAFASVSKKAMEAVEKSTLPKYYWDYKDAVNRLGKENPDTPYTPAVSLIIGANVAVNMLLEEGLENIYQRHNKLALATREAVKALGLELVTKEECASPLITSIKAPEGVDIEEVRKIMNVKYDIMIAGGQKHLKGKIFRIGHMGYVDKFDLMRTIAALEYSLLEKGYNMELGQGLAAAQKILV
- the serA gene encoding phosphoglycerate dehydrogenase, coding for MKILVTEKIADTGLEMLKEKFDTDIKQGMSKDQLLDCIGDYDALIVRSGTNVTEDIIEKASKLKVIGRAGIGVDNIDLKAATHKGIIVVNTPQSNNISTAEHAVALLLCAARKIPQADRSLRHKKWNRGQFKGIEINGKTVAILGLGRIGSIVASRIKCFGVEVIGYDPYISEARFKKLGVEKVDSIDEIMQRADFISLHLPKTEETLGIIGEKELEKAKKNLIIVNCARGGLVDEKALCEALEQEKIAGAALDGYENEPKGGEKNFDNPLLKLDNVVLTPHLGASTKEAQENVGVAVAQQVIKSLEGKFVNAVNLPDLAIKDTDEMAHYIRLGEILGKLYYQTEKDPVEKVEILYSGEISEKQTKVITLSYLIGLLEPILKERVNFVNIENLISQRGIEVVESVKYNIDYYTNLVSVKVKNKKSEVTFAGTVFGRKEIRIVNLAGFDVDIVPTKYMLAIQNKDTPGVIGQIGTILGVCKTNIATMKVSRNEKEGTAIMIVNVDHEVSKETIELIKNVPGVIEARQLKF